One window of the Bacillota bacterium genome contains the following:
- a CDS encoding valine--tRNA ligase, which translates to MADKAAPAVEMPTKYDPHAIERKWYQFWEEQGLFRPEVSSKYTGADANKAEPFVVVIPPPNVTGSLHMGHALNNTLQDVLVRWRRMQGRLTLWVPGTDHAGIATQHVVEEQLAKEGKSRYDLGREAFVERVWQWKERYGHIITDQLRRLGASTDWTRERFTMDEGLSRAVRQVFVTLYNKGLIYQGNYIVNWCPSCATTLSDIEVEHEERQGKLYYIRYPLLGGDGFITVATTRPETMLGDTAVAVHPEDPRYEHLIGRYVVLPLVGREIPIIADPLVDPAFGTGAVKVTPAHDPNDFEMGQRHNLEQVQVIGLDARMTQEAGKYAGMDRYEAREAIVRDLAAQGLLEKVEDHVHAVGQCYRCDTVVEPLVSKQWFVKMKPLAQPAIDAVKEGRIRFVPERFARNYLHWMENIRDWCISRQLWWGHRIPVWTCRDCGGQFASVDDATMCQHCGSENIEQDPDVLDTWFSSALWPFSTLGWPEDTEDLRKYYPTSVLVTGFDIIYFWVARMIFMGLEFMKKEPFRDVLIHGLVRDALGRKMSKSLGNGVDPLEVINEFGADALRFTLVSGIAPGNDTRYQPEKVEASRNFCNKIWNASRFALMNMQGFRPDEKPLKERPLTVHDRWILSRLDWTAAEVNRHLERFDPGEGARVLYDFVWSELCDWYIELVKPRLYGKEGEESRRTAQHVLWHVLESTLRLLHPYMPFLTEEIWQRMHEAVGVKPAVPSIMVAPWPTPAGWRDEAAEQEVELLTEVVRAIRNIRAEQQVEPGRRIDVVLQANEARRAALQQAAPYIQLLARVGNLEIRGLDEEKPEKAISAVAAGVQVFVPLAGLVDIEQEIARLEKELAETEEQLATVNARLANANFVSKAPASVVERERAKQQQLAEHAELLRRRLAELRA; encoded by the coding sequence ATGGCGGACAAAGCGGCGCCGGCGGTGGAAATGCCGACCAAGTACGATCCGCACGCCATCGAGCGGAAGTGGTATCAGTTCTGGGAGGAGCAGGGGCTGTTCCGCCCGGAGGTGAGCAGCAAGTACACCGGCGCGGACGCCAACAAGGCGGAGCCGTTCGTCGTCGTCATTCCGCCGCCGAACGTGACGGGTTCGCTGCACATGGGCCACGCGCTCAACAACACGCTGCAGGACGTCCTCGTGCGCTGGCGGCGCATGCAAGGGCGGCTGACCTTGTGGGTGCCGGGCACGGACCACGCAGGGATTGCCACGCAGCACGTAGTGGAGGAGCAGCTGGCCAAGGAGGGCAAGAGCCGCTACGACCTGGGCCGGGAGGCGTTCGTCGAACGCGTCTGGCAGTGGAAAGAGCGCTACGGCCATATCATTACCGACCAGTTGCGGCGGCTGGGCGCGTCGACCGACTGGACGCGTGAGCGCTTCACGATGGACGAGGGGCTCAGCCGGGCGGTGCGCCAGGTGTTCGTGACCCTGTACAACAAGGGGCTCATTTACCAGGGCAACTACATCGTCAACTGGTGCCCGTCGTGCGCGACGACGCTCTCGGACATCGAAGTCGAGCACGAAGAACGCCAGGGCAAGCTGTATTATATCCGTTACCCGCTCCTGGGCGGCGACGGCTTCATCACCGTGGCGACGACGCGGCCCGAGACGATGCTGGGCGACACGGCGGTGGCGGTCCACCCGGAGGACCCGCGTTACGAGCACCTTATCGGCCGCTACGTGGTGCTGCCGCTGGTGGGCCGGGAGATTCCCATCATCGCCGACCCGCTGGTGGACCCGGCGTTCGGCACGGGCGCGGTGAAAGTGACGCCCGCGCACGACCCGAACGACTTCGAGATGGGCCAGCGGCACAACCTGGAGCAGGTGCAGGTCATCGGGCTCGACGCGCGCATGACGCAAGAGGCGGGCAAGTACGCGGGGATGGATCGCTACGAGGCGCGCGAAGCCATCGTCCGCGACCTGGCGGCTCAGGGGCTGCTGGAGAAGGTCGAGGACCACGTGCACGCGGTAGGCCAGTGCTACCGCTGCGACACGGTGGTGGAGCCGCTGGTGTCCAAGCAGTGGTTCGTGAAGATGAAGCCTTTGGCCCAGCCGGCCATCGACGCGGTCAAGGAAGGGCGCATCCGCTTCGTGCCCGAGCGCTTCGCCCGCAACTACCTGCACTGGATGGAGAACATCCGCGACTGGTGCATTTCCCGCCAGCTCTGGTGGGGTCACCGCATCCCGGTGTGGACGTGCCGCGACTGCGGCGGGCAGTTCGCCTCGGTGGACGACGCGACCATGTGCCAGCACTGCGGCAGCGAAAACATCGAACAAGATCCGGACGTGCTGGACACGTGGTTCAGCTCGGCGCTTTGGCCGTTCTCCACGCTGGGCTGGCCCGAGGACACCGAGGATCTGCGCAAGTATTACCCGACGTCGGTGCTGGTGACGGGCTTCGACATCATCTACTTCTGGGTCGCCCGCATGATCTTCATGGGCCTGGAGTTCATGAAGAAAGAGCCTTTCCGCGACGTGCTCATCCACGGGCTGGTGCGGGACGCTCTGGGCCGCAAGATGAGCAAGTCGCTGGGCAACGGCGTGGACCCGCTGGAGGTCATCAACGAGTTCGGCGCCGACGCACTGCGCTTTACGCTGGTGAGCGGCATCGCGCCGGGCAACGACACGCGGTACCAGCCGGAAAAGGTCGAGGCCAGCCGCAACTTCTGCAACAAGATCTGGAACGCGTCGCGCTTCGCTCTCATGAACATGCAAGGTTTCCGGCCCGACGAGAAGCCGCTGAAGGAGCGCCCGCTCACGGTGCACGACCGCTGGATCCTCAGCCGGCTCGACTGGACCGCGGCGGAAGTGAACCGGCATCTGGAGCGGTTTGACCCCGGCGAGGGCGCCCGGGTGCTGTACGATTTTGTGTGGAGCGAGCTGTGCGACTGGTACATCGAGCTGGTCAAGCCGCGGCTGTACGGCAAGGAAGGCGAGGAGAGCCGCCGCACGGCGCAGCACGTGTTGTGGCACGTGCTGGAGTCGACGCTGCGCCTGCTGCACCCGTACATGCCGTTCCTCACGGAAGAGATTTGGCAGCGCATGCACGAGGCGGTGGGCGTCAAGCCCGCGGTGCCCAGCATCATGGTGGCGCCGTGGCCGACGCCGGCGGGATGGCGCGACGAAGCGGCGGAACAGGAAGTGGAGCTGCTGACCGAGGTGGTGCGGGCCATCCGCAACATCCGGGCGGAGCAGCAGGTGGAGCCAGGGCGGCGCATCGACGTCGTGCTGCAGGCGAACGAGGCGCGGCGGGCGGCGCTGCAGCAAGCGGCGCCGTACATCCAGCTGCTGGCCCGGGTGGGGAACCTGGAGATTCGCGGGCTGGACGAGGAGAAACCGGAGAAGGCCATCTCGGCCGTGGCGGCGGGCGTCCAGGTATTCGTGCCGCTGGCGGGCCTGGTGGACATCGAGCAGGAAATTGCGCGGCTCGAGAAGGAGCTGGCCGAGACGGAGGAGCAGCTGGCGACGGTGAACGCCCGGCTGGCTAACGCGAATTTCGTCAGCAAGGCGCCGGCGTCCGTGGTGGAGCGCGAGCGGGCCAAGCAGCAGCAGCTGGCCGAGCACGCGGAGCTCCTGCGCCGGCGGCTGGCTGAGCTGCGAGCGTAA
- a CDS encoding bifunctional folylpolyglutamate synthase/dihydrofolate synthase, with protein sequence MTQLTTQRETQPTTPRLLQKLQRFGAKPGLERVRFLLDALGNPERAFPAVHVAGTNGKGSTSAMIAAMFHAAGRRVGLYTSPHLVRYNERIAVDGRPVADEQLARVLARLEPLVDAAARGPAGQPTEFEVGTAAAMACFAEAGIDVAVAEVGLGGRYDATNVVQSIASVITPLGLDHTQWLGDTLDRIAWEKAGIIRPGVPVVCAPQAEEALRVIASVAEEKGAPLLAAGRDYEVILRAADATGTEFDLRWGGRWLRRLRTPLLGAHQAVNGAVAAAAALALGLPEEAVRRGLETVAWPGRMEVVAERPRVVLDGAHNAEGVQALAAALQAVFPGQRPVFVIGILQEKPLESMLRTLLPLGKAAVFTAPRNSRTPPAPPEQLARLAEGLIGAVAVEPDSALALEQACALAGPDGLVCVCGSLYLVGEVRERLAGEISFVRE encoded by the coding sequence ATGACGCAGCTGACGACACAGCGCGAAACCCAGCCGACGACGCCTCGTTTGCTGCAAAAGCTGCAGCGGTTCGGAGCGAAGCCGGGGTTGGAGCGCGTCCGCTTCCTGCTGGATGCGCTCGGCAACCCCGAGCGCGCGTTTCCGGCCGTGCACGTCGCCGGCACCAACGGCAAGGGGTCGACGTCGGCCATGATCGCGGCCATGTTCCACGCGGCGGGCCGGCGCGTCGGCCTGTACACGTCGCCGCACCTGGTGCGCTACAACGAGCGCATCGCGGTGGACGGACGGCCGGTGGCGGACGAACAACTGGCGCGGGTGCTGGCGCGGCTGGAACCTTTGGTGGACGCGGCGGCGCGCGGTCCCGCCGGGCAGCCGACCGAGTTCGAGGTGGGCACGGCGGCGGCTATGGCGTGCTTCGCCGAAGCGGGCATCGACGTGGCGGTGGCGGAAGTCGGCCTGGGCGGCCGCTACGACGCGACCAACGTGGTGCAGTCCATCGCCAGCGTCATCACGCCGCTGGGCCTGGACCACACGCAGTGGCTCGGCGACACGCTGGACCGCATCGCGTGGGAGAAGGCCGGCATCATTCGCCCGGGCGTGCCTGTCGTCTGCGCGCCCCAGGCGGAGGAGGCGCTTCGGGTTATCGCGTCCGTGGCCGAGGAGAAGGGGGCGCCGCTACTGGCGGCGGGACGCGACTACGAGGTAATCTTGCGGGCGGCCGACGCGACCGGCACCGAGTTTGACTTGCGCTGGGGAGGCCGCTGGCTGCGGCGGCTGCGCACGCCGCTGCTGGGGGCGCATCAGGCCGTGAACGGGGCCGTGGCCGCGGCGGCGGCGCTGGCGCTGGGGTTGCCCGAAGAGGCTGTTCGCCGCGGCCTGGAGACGGTCGCCTGGCCGGGGCGGATGGAAGTGGTGGCGGAACGGCCGCGGGTCGTTCTGGACGGCGCGCACAACGCCGAAGGCGTCCAAGCCCTGGCGGCGGCGTTGCAGGCCGTCTTTCCCGGCCAGCGGCCCGTGTTTGTCATCGGCATTTTGCAGGAAAAACCGTTGGAGTCCATGCTGCGCACCCTCTTGCCGTTGGGGAAGGCGGCCGTTTTCACCGCTCCTCGCAATAGCCGCACGCCGCCCGCGCCGCCGGAGCAGCTGGCCCGGCTGGCGGAGGGCTTGATCGGCGCGGTCGCCGTGGAGCCGGATTCGGCGCTGGCGCTGGAGCAAGCCTGCGCGCTGGCGGGGCCGGACGGGCTCGTGTGCGTGTGCGGGTCGCTGTACTTGGTGGGCGAAGTGCGGGAGCGGCTGGCAGGGGAAATCTCGTTTGTTAGGGAATGA
- the spoIID gene encoding stage II sporulation protein D, whose product MHLLPGARVVGLDVTVRRAVLVAAAALVWWGLWGIWQARSPRPGGEPLVAVWHAAEGRVVQLPLEDYVMGVVAAEVPSDFHLEALKAQAVAARTYALRRMEEAATRGDGAHVSSEPHVHQAWVPQEEFLARWGALEGRRRWGRIREAVLATRGLVLTYEGQLIDALYHASSGGHTEDAGRYFAAYVPYLVGVPDPYSEGAPGNETWAAFLLADVLERLGVGEQAAAGQGAHGAVAVLSRTNAGRAAQVAVGGRIFSGRQVREALGLRSSWFDVTLAGDVVVFHVRGYGHGVGMSQYGADGMARAGYTFEQILAHYYRGAVLERRY is encoded by the coding sequence ATACACTTACTGCCCGGAGCGAGGGTGGTGGGCTTGGACGTTACGGTTCGGCGGGCGGTGCTTGTGGCGGCGGCGGCGCTCGTGTGGTGGGGCCTGTGGGGAATTTGGCAGGCACGTTCGCCCCGGCCAGGCGGCGAGCCTTTGGTGGCGGTCTGGCACGCGGCCGAGGGGCGCGTCGTGCAGCTGCCGTTGGAGGACTACGTGATGGGCGTGGTCGCGGCCGAGGTGCCGAGCGACTTTCATCTCGAGGCGCTGAAGGCGCAGGCGGTGGCGGCGCGGACGTATGCGTTGCGGCGCATGGAGGAGGCTGCGACGCGGGGGGATGGCGCCCACGTGTCGTCGGAGCCGCACGTGCACCAGGCGTGGGTACCGCAAGAAGAGTTTCTGGCCCGGTGGGGAGCGCTGGAGGGGCGGCGGCGGTGGGGGCGTATCCGCGAGGCGGTACTGGCGACGCGAGGGCTGGTGTTGACGTACGAAGGGCAGCTCATCGACGCGCTGTACCATGCGTCGAGCGGCGGGCACACGGAGGATGCCGGCCGCTACTTTGCCGCGTACGTGCCGTATCTGGTCGGTGTGCCGGATCCGTACAGCGAGGGGGCGCCGGGGAACGAAACGTGGGCGGCGTTCCTGCTGGCGGACGTGCTGGAGCGGTTGGGCGTGGGCGAGCAGGCGGCAGCGGGCCAGGGGGCGCACGGCGCCGTAGCGGTGCTCAGCCGCACCAACGCGGGCCGGGCGGCGCAGGTGGCGGTGGGCGGGCGCATTTTCAGCGGCCGGCAGGTGCGGGAGGCGCTGGGGCTGCGCTCCAGCTGGTTCGACGTGACGCTGGCCGGCGACGTGGTGGTGTTTCACGTGCGGGGCTACGGCCACGGCGTGGGGATGTCGCAGTACGGGGCGGACGGCATGGCCAGGGCGGGGTACACCTTCGAGCAGATTCTCGCGCACTACTACCGCGGCGCCGTGCTGGAACGCCGCTACTAA
- a CDS encoding MRP family ATP-binding protein, which produces MPTKEQVLEALKDLQDPEIHKSLVELNMIRDIEIDGSKVSVTVVLTIPGCPLRNEIQRMVEERLRSLEGVSEVHVTIGSMTPQERAALFGGGKLQSSPFLAPDSPTRVIGVASGKGGVGKSTVTVNLAAAVRRMGYAVGIIDADIYGFSVPRMLGLTGNPTAIDGKIMPMPNPYGLKVISMGNFVENNRPVIWRGPMLGKVLQQFLTDVHWGELDYLFLDLPPGTGDVALDVARMLPHSNMLIVTTPQGVASGVASRAAHMAEKANQRILGVVENMSAFVCPCCGQPTPIFGQGGGKELADELGTELLAQIPLTVALRECGDRGRPIVFSEGTENDPARQAIEKLAERIVQLAPVAARA; this is translated from the coding sequence GTGCCGACCAAGGAGCAAGTGCTCGAGGCTTTGAAGGACCTTCAAGACCCCGAGATTCACAAAAGCCTCGTTGAGCTCAACATGATCCGCGACATCGAAATCGACGGGTCGAAAGTGTCGGTGACCGTCGTTTTGACGATACCGGGATGCCCGTTGCGGAACGAAATCCAGCGGATGGTGGAGGAACGGCTGCGCTCGCTGGAGGGCGTTTCCGAAGTGCACGTCACCATCGGCTCCATGACGCCGCAGGAGCGCGCGGCCCTATTCGGCGGCGGCAAACTGCAGTCCTCGCCTTTCCTGGCGCCCGATTCCCCCACGCGCGTCATCGGCGTGGCCAGCGGCAAAGGCGGCGTCGGCAAGTCGACGGTAACCGTCAATTTGGCGGCGGCGGTGCGGCGCATGGGGTACGCGGTGGGCATCATCGACGCCGATATTTATGGTTTTTCGGTGCCGCGCATGCTGGGCCTCACCGGCAATCCGACGGCCATTGACGGCAAGATTATGCCCATGCCCAACCCGTACGGCTTGAAAGTCATCTCGATGGGCAACTTCGTCGAGAACAACCGTCCGGTCATCTGGCGCGGGCCGATGCTGGGCAAGGTGCTGCAGCAGTTCTTGACGGACGTTCACTGGGGCGAGCTGGATTACTTGTTCCTCGACTTGCCGCCGGGCACGGGCGACGTGGCGCTGGATGTGGCGCGCATGCTGCCCCACAGCAACATGCTCATCGTCACCACGCCGCAGGGGGTCGCATCGGGCGTGGCCAGCCGGGCCGCGCATATGGCGGAAAAGGCCAACCAGCGCATTCTGGGCGTCGTCGAGAACATGTCGGCGTTCGTCTGCCCGTGCTGCGGCCAGCCAACGCCCATTTTCGGTCAGGGCGGCGGCAAGGAGCTGGCCGACGAGCTGGGCACGGAGCTGCTGGCGCAAATTCCGCTTACGGTCGCGCTGCGGGAGTGCGGTGACCGGGGACGGCCCATCGTGTTCAGCGAGGGCACGGAGAACGATCCGGCCCGGCAGGCCATCGAGAAGCTGGCGGAGCGGATCGTGCAACTGGCGCCGGTGGCGGCGCGGGCGTAA
- a CDS encoding cyclase, which translates to MCAPYVIRQAWGRPAAPEPYMAPDEAASGTASDAERRYGQASLTVSFRHVVDLTHPLSPSFPVFPAFQPMQVRVNRTMERDGFYARTWEVGEHTGTHLDAPAHFAAGEHIRPLDQIPVTQLVVPLAVIDIQERVERDHDALLTVDDVLAYERRHGRIPDGAAVCVYTGWETRADSAQRFLNPDAAGVLHFPGISAEAARFLAEERNVAGVGIDTLSLDFGPSTDFRAHFEVLNRNKWGLECLANLAHVPPAGAWLFVGALKVTGASGGPCRVLALW; encoded by the coding sequence ATGTGCGCTCCTTACGTGATTCGTCAGGCCTGGGGCCGGCCGGCCGCGCCAGAACCGTACATGGCGCCCGACGAAGCCGCGTCCGGGACCGCCTCCGACGCTGAACGACGATACGGCCAGGCGTCTCTCACCGTTTCATTCCGCCATGTAGTGGACTTGACGCATCCCTTGTCGCCTAGTTTTCCGGTCTTTCCCGCGTTCCAGCCCATGCAAGTGCGGGTCAACCGCACGATGGAGCGGGACGGCTTCTACGCGCGCACGTGGGAAGTCGGCGAGCATACGGGCACGCACCTGGACGCGCCGGCGCATTTCGCGGCCGGCGAGCACATTCGCCCACTGGACCAAATCCCCGTCACGCAGCTGGTGGTGCCGTTGGCCGTCATCGACATCCAAGAGCGGGTGGAGAGAGACCACGACGCCCTCCTGACCGTCGACGACGTCTTGGCCTACGAGCGGCGCCACGGGCGGATTCCCGACGGCGCGGCGGTGTGCGTGTACACCGGGTGGGAGACGCGCGCCGACTCGGCGCAGCGGTTCCTGAACCCAGACGCCGCGGGCGTCTTGCACTTCCCGGGCATCAGCGCCGAAGCGGCTCGCTTCCTGGCGGAGGAGCGCAACGTGGCGGGCGTCGGCATCGACACGCTCAGCCTCGACTTCGGACCGTCCACGGACTTCCGCGCCCACTTTGAAGTGCTGAACCGCAACAAGTGGGGGCTGGAGTGCCTCGCCAACTTGGCGCACGTCCCGCCGGCCGGCGCGTGGCTCTTCGTCGGAGCGCTGAAGGTGACCGGCGCTTCGGGCGGGCCGTGCCGCGTGCTGGCGCTCTGGTAA
- the cysK gene encoding cysteine synthase A, protein MTGAIAENGAGAPKEWRLFSGRWRAHDVLEVVGGTPLVRLGRPQGGGAEVWAKMEGLNPAGSVKDRIARAMIAAAEREGKLKPGGVIVEPTSGNTGIGLAMVAAAKGYRLILTMPDTMSVERRNLLKTFGAELVLTPGAKGMRGAVEEAEAIVARTPGAFMPQQFENPANPEIHRQTTAREILDQTGGHIDAFVAGVGTGGTITGVGEVLKKEFGDRVKIYAVEPAASPLLSGGQAGPHRIQGIGPNFIPKVLNRDILDGVIPVTDDEAFAMMAKLSREYGLLVGISSGAAVHAAFKVAAQMQEHERVVTVMPDTGERYLSLTAAVRGGDL, encoded by the coding sequence ATGACGGGGGCTATCGCGGAAAACGGCGCGGGGGCGCCGAAGGAGTGGCGGCTGTTCAGCGGCCGCTGGCGCGCGCACGACGTGTTGGAGGTCGTGGGCGGCACGCCGCTGGTGCGGCTGGGGAGGCCGCAAGGCGGCGGCGCTGAAGTGTGGGCCAAGATGGAGGGGCTGAACCCGGCGGGCAGCGTCAAGGACCGCATCGCGCGGGCGATGATCGCGGCCGCCGAGCGGGAAGGCAAGCTGAAGCCGGGCGGGGTCATCGTGGAGCCCACCAGCGGCAACACGGGCATCGGCTTGGCCATGGTGGCGGCGGCCAAGGGATACCGGCTCATCCTGACGATGCCGGACACGATGAGCGTCGAGCGGCGCAACTTGCTGAAGACGTTCGGCGCTGAGCTGGTGCTGACGCCGGGCGCCAAGGGCATGCGGGGGGCCGTGGAGGAGGCGGAGGCCATCGTGGCCCGCACGCCCGGGGCCTTCATGCCGCAACAGTTTGAGAACCCGGCGAACCCGGAGATTCACCGGCAGACGACGGCCCGGGAGATTCTGGACCAGACGGGCGGTCACATCGACGCGTTCGTGGCGGGCGTCGGCACGGGCGGCACCATTACCGGCGTGGGCGAAGTGCTGAAGAAGGAGTTCGGCGACCGGGTGAAGATCTACGCGGTGGAGCCGGCCGCTTCGCCGCTGCTGTCGGGCGGCCAGGCGGGTCCGCACCGCATCCAGGGCATTGGGCCCAATTTCATTCCGAAGGTGTTGAACCGGGACATCCTGGACGGCGTCATTCCAGTGACCGACGACGAGGCCTTCGCCATGATGGCGAAACTCTCCCGGGAATACGGCCTGCTCGTCGGTATCTCCTCGGGCGCGGCGGTGCACGCGGCGTTCAAGGTGGCGGCGCAGATGCAGGAGCATGAGCGGGTCGTCACGGTGATGCCGGATACGGGCGAGCGGTACCTGAGCCTGACGGCGGCCGTGCGCGGCGGCGACCTGTAA
- a CDS encoding septum formation inhibitor Maf (Maf; overexpression in Bacillus subtilis inhibits septation in the dividing cell) — protein sequence MNGQGKRIVLASASPRRRELLSSLGVDYDIVVPDVDEESVQSHSPAELAQGRALLKARAAAELVPGAIAIGADTIVVCDGEVLGKPRDAADAKRLLEKLSGRTHVVITGVAVCEAGGECLVDRAETEVRFRPLTREEIERYVATGEPMDKAGAYGIQGKGALLVEHIVGDYFNVVGLPLVLLASMLRRFGVTLL from the coding sequence ATGAATGGACAAGGGAAGCGAATCGTGCTGGCTTCGGCGTCGCCGAGGCGTCGAGAACTCTTGAGCTCGCTCGGGGTCGACTACGACATCGTCGTGCCCGACGTCGACGAAGAAAGCGTCCAGTCGCACTCGCCCGCGGAGCTGGCGCAAGGCCGCGCCCTGCTGAAGGCCCGGGCGGCGGCCGAGCTTGTGCCGGGGGCCATCGCCATCGGCGCCGACACCATCGTGGTGTGCGACGGCGAGGTGCTGGGCAAGCCCCGAGATGCGGCCGACGCGAAGCGGCTGCTGGAGAAGCTCTCGGGCCGCACGCACGTGGTTATCACCGGCGTGGCCGTCTGCGAAGCGGGCGGAGAGTGCCTGGTCGACCGGGCCGAGACGGAAGTTCGCTTTCGCCCGCTGACGCGGGAAGAAATTGAACGGTACGTGGCCACGGGCGAGCCCATGGACAAGGCCGGAGCCTACGGGATTCAGGGCAAAGGCGCCTTGCTCGTCGAGCATATCGTCGGCGACTACTTCAACGTGGTCGGCTTGCCGCTCGTGCTGCTCGCGTCGATGCTGCGTCGCTTCGGGGTGACGCTGCTGTAG
- a CDS encoding rod shape-determining protein (functions in MreBCD complex in some organisms): MFGARDMGIDLGTANTLVYVKGKGVVIQEPSVVAIDKDTNQILAVGEEAKRMVGRTPGSIVAIRPLEGGVIANLDATERMLRYFIARASRGFSLLRPRVVVAVPSGVTEVEKRAVVDAALSAGARDVRLIEEPMAAAIGCGLPVQEPSGNMIVDIGGGTTEVAVISLGGIVTQRSVRIAGDKFDEAIIQQVRRKYNLLIGERTAEEVKKTIGSVYPVDGLEPMEVRGRDLVTGLPKTVTLTPEEVREALEEPINAIVEAVRMTLERTPPELSADVMDKGIVMSGGGSLIRGIDLLLMRETGMPVHLAEDPLTAVARGTGIALEHYELLQRVAIPSRKVIG; this comes from the coding sequence ATGTTCGGCGCGCGCGATATGGGCATCGACCTGGGCACGGCCAATACCTTGGTGTACGTGAAAGGTAAAGGCGTCGTCATTCAAGAGCCATCGGTCGTCGCCATCGACAAAGACACGAATCAAATTTTGGCTGTCGGCGAGGAAGCCAAGCGCATGGTGGGGCGGACGCCGGGAAGCATCGTGGCCATCCGGCCGCTGGAAGGCGGCGTCATCGCCAATTTGGACGCGACGGAGCGCATGCTGCGGTACTTTATCGCGCGCGCGAGCCGGGGCTTCAGCCTGCTGAGGCCGAGAGTCGTGGTGGCCGTCCCGTCGGGCGTGACGGAAGTCGAAAAGCGCGCCGTCGTTGACGCGGCGCTGTCGGCCGGCGCCCGCGACGTGCGCCTCATCGAAGAGCCGATGGCGGCGGCCATCGGCTGCGGCTTGCCGGTGCAGGAACCGTCGGGCAACATGATCGTCGACATCGGCGGCGGGACGACCGAAGTGGCCGTCATTTCCCTGGGCGGCATCGTCACGCAACGCTCCGTGCGGATCGCCGGCGACAAGTTCGACGAAGCAATTATCCAACAGGTGCGGCGAAAGTACAACCTGCTCATCGGCGAGCGCACGGCCGAGGAAGTCAAGAAGACCATCGGCTCGGTGTATCCGGTGGACGGCCTGGAGCCCATGGAAGTCCGGGGCCGCGACTTGGTCACCGGGCTGCCGAAGACGGTGACGCTGACGCCGGAGGAAGTGCGCGAAGCGCTGGAGGAGCCCATCAACGCCATCGTCGAAGCGGTGCGCATGACGCTGGAGCGGACGCCGCCCGAGCTGTCCGCGGACGTGATGGACAAAGGCATCGTCATGTCCGGCGGCGGCAGCCTGATTCGCGGCATCGACCTGCTCCTGATGCGGGAGACCGGCATGCCGGTGCACCTGGCGGAAGACCCGCTGACGGCCGTGGCGCGCGGCACCGGCATCGCCCTAGAACATTACGAGTTGCTGCAACGCGTCGCGATTCCGTCGCGCAAGGTAATCGGCTAA
- the mreC gene encoding rod shape-determining protein MreC — translation MRGRAIAAAAGFLVLVLVSVMFATSQPRERVSWLEAAVRDGLTPLFLAFNRIAETAAGVWDTAVSLKSALEENRRLQEEVEALRREVARLEEFERENAVLRRAMNLPEAAPVPVIYAEVIARPLNNWWGVVTINKGSRHGVAPQMPVVAPEGAVGYVRTTSSFTSEVILLVDPRSAVGAIVQRTGQPVLVEGMGYPGTALRLRPLTASVDVTVGDVIVTSSLSSLFPKGIPIGVVEQVEIGDFGLSVDVIVRPFVDFGALEFVSVLATRGAGEAAEAAGGAEAP, via the coding sequence GTGCGAGGCCGGGCCATCGCAGCCGCGGCGGGGTTCCTAGTCCTCGTCCTCGTCTCCGTCATGTTCGCGACGTCGCAGCCACGGGAACGGGTTTCGTGGCTGGAGGCGGCGGTGCGGGACGGCTTGACGCCGTTGTTCTTGGCGTTCAATCGCATCGCTGAGACGGCCGCCGGCGTCTGGGATACCGCCGTCAGCCTGAAGAGTGCCCTGGAGGAAAACCGCCGTCTCCAGGAAGAAGTGGAGGCCTTGCGCCGGGAAGTCGCGCGCCTGGAGGAGTTCGAGCGTGAAAACGCGGTGCTGCGCCGCGCCATGAACTTGCCCGAAGCCGCCCCGGTCCCCGTGATTTACGCGGAAGTCATCGCGCGGCCCCTGAACAATTGGTGGGGCGTCGTGACGATCAACAAAGGCAGCCGCCACGGCGTGGCGCCGCAGATGCCGGTCGTCGCGCCCGAGGGCGCGGTGGGCTACGTCCGCACGACGAGCAGCTTCACTTCCGAAGTCATTTTGCTTGTCGATCCTCGCAGCGCCGTGGGCGCCATCGTGCAGCGCACCGGCCAGCCCGTGCTGGTGGAGGGCATGGGCTATCCGGGCACGGCCCTGCGCTTGCGGCCGCTGACGGCCAGCGTGGACGTGACAGTCGGCGACGTCATCGTCACCTCGAGCTTGAGTTCCCTCTTTCCGAAAGGCATTCCCATCGGCGTCGTCGAGCAGGTCGAAATCGGCGACTTCGGTTTGTCTGTCGACGTCATCGTGCGGCCTTTCGTCGATTTCGGGGCGCTGGAGTTCGTCTCGGTGCTGGCGACCCGGGGCGCCGGCGAGGCGGCGGAGGCCGCCGGCGGAGCCGAGGCCCCATGA